From one Papilio machaon chromosome 16, ilPapMach1.1, whole genome shotgun sequence genomic stretch:
- the LOC106711184 gene encoding uncharacterized protein LOC106711184, with product MVMNVMAGMGDTAVGDVVPTLWHRIKAVHIQYIEMEDCPEKITLKKKLEDYIMEYLSLVPPESKFSLAATERVFQRTLNEMSDFSAYRAGVGWAAIERYANNICTQPWRNEFKVIRLYSGFYKHDVEANLVGADGMLLAMGYRPDERCAARLKIEEPISQAGAFAVSIDAIIAHCECQIMAQVLEDLLGRGVRASWQDVVYQRKAQLAQVHSAPLVAPVVAGYYGDDSELYSNMAVTVTADTHRINMAEAQYNPSLPQSNNICTDVSPIEEPMPPMLHPPYMMSPHMVYPAPHHINEMPVAVPACGAVMTPYGPVQYFPVQAPYMIPMPVYAPIKHATNVPVNGYPPIPQCRYPAGPTVPTAQLIELDTPSIYENGKFERHRDEERSNKKSGLHLDTPKRTSSRSGFSDVTLPSLPRSDTQPNLSKAKEDGMGTYESWDYVFRNLSSKNNDGDSKSGFSQSLDRDSRTLDRLEREERRSKYQPTTLDLEDGLQALNLDRTYDEEMYRTAKVNENLMRLKQEQESKRAKQLGKKHADDKKKRHSAEAIGNPKADGLIPTKVPSDKVKLLSKKEIKDRKEVLKQQNSINGSGSNNAEVKRVKKPTKLVAAEVERNNKSKPLENGVDRAPHLTKTAATSSTHPSYDLKAQLVVTLDEPDNIRRSPPKYIHQNGDRESGNLHNNEKDRPNTAESESKRDKWQCSTCTYLNKLSLQACEMCGKSKRGPEIQPLTSGGRECPACTLVNTRNATVCDACGTSLQHCPTYI from the exons ATGGTGATGAATGTTATGGCGGGCATGGGGGACACGGCGGTGGGCGACGTTGTGCCAACGTTGTGGCACCGCATAAAGGCTGTGCACATTCAATATATTGAAATGGAAGACTGCCCGGAGAAAATTacgttaaagaaaaaattggaAG attACATCATGGAATACCTATCGCTAGTACCACCGGAGTCTAAATTCAGTCTGGCTGCGACTGAAAGGGTGTTCCAGCGGACGTTAAATGAAATGTCTGACTTCAGTGCGTACCGCGCTGGTGTCGGCTGGGCGGCGATAGAGCGGTACGCTAACAACATCTGTACGCAGCCGTGGCGGAACGAGTTTAAAGTTATCAGA CTGTACTCTGGTTTCTACAAGCACGATGTGGAGGCGAACCTAGTGGGTGCGGACGGCATGCTGCTTGCGATGGGCTACCGGCCCGATGAGCGATGCGCTGCGCGGCTTAAGATCGAAGAGCCGATTTCTCAAGCGGGGGCCTTCGCCGTCTCTATAGACGCCATTATTGCACACTGCGAGTGTCAG ATAATGGCGCAAGTGTTGGAGGATCTGCTGGGACGCGGCGTGCGCGCCAGCTGGCAGGATGTGGTGTACCAGCGCAAGGCACAGCTGGCCCAAGTGCATTCTGCGCCACTCGTTGCCCCTGTCGTAGCGGGATACTATGGTGACG ATTCGGAACTCTACTCGAATATGGCCGTCACAGTAACGGCTGACACGCACCGCATCAACATGGCCGAGGCCCAGTACAATCCCAGTTTACCGCAGAGTAACAACATTTGTACAGACGTGTCGCCTATCGAGGAGCCGATGCCACCAATGTTACACCCTCCGTACATGATGTCTCCGCACATGGTGTACCCCGCGCCGCATCACATTAACGAAATGCCCGTCGCGGTGCCCGCATGCGGTGCCGTCATGACCCCGTACGGCCCGGTGCAATACTTCCCGGTGCAGGCGCCTTACATGATCCCCATGCCCGTGTACGCACCCATCAAACACGCCACCAACGTCCCCGTCAATGGCTACCCTCCCATACCGCAGTGCAGGTATCCCGCGGGGCCCACTGTACCCACCGCACAACTCATAGAACTGGACACGCCTTCCATTTATGAGAACGGCAAGTTTGAGAGACATCGAGATGAAGAAAGAAGTAACAAGAAGAGCGGCTTGCATCTCGATACACCTAAACGAACGTCGTCGAGATCGGGCTTCAGTGACGTCACGTTACCGAGTCTGCCGCGCTCCGACACGCAGCCCAATTTGAGCAAAGCCAAAGAGGACGGCATGGGCACTTACGAGAGCTGGGATTACGTGTTTAGGAATTTGTCGAGTAAGAATAACGATGGGGATAGCAAAAGTGGCTTTTCGCAGTCGCTCGATAGAGATTCGAGGACGTTAGATAGATTGGAGAGAGAGGAAAGGAGATCGAAGTATCAACCGACCACGTTGGATTTGGAAGACGGATTGCAAGCACTCAACCTCGATCGAACTTACGACGAGGAGATGTACAGGACGGCGAAAGTTAACGAGAATCTCATGCGGTTGAAGCAGGAACAGGAATCGAAGCGGGCGAAGCAGCTCGGCAAGAAACATGCGGACGACAAGAAGAAACGTCACTCGGCGGAGGCCATCGGCAATCCGAAAGCGGACGGCCTCATACCCACCAAAGTGCCTTCGGATAAAGTTAAGTTACTGTCAAAGAAGGAAATAAAAGACAGGAAGGAGGTTTTAAAGCAGCAGAACTCTATCAATGGGTCCGGATCGAACAATGCTGAAGTTAAAAGAGTGAAGAAACCAACAAAATTGGTGGCCGCCGAGGTCGAGAGGAATAACAAGAGCAAACCTTTAGAGAATGGTGTGGACAGAGCTCCACACCTAACGAAAACTGCTGCAA caTCCAGTACGCATCCGAGTTACGATTTAAAGGCTCAACTAGTCGTCACATTAGATGAGCCTGATAACATTCGTCGTTCCCCACCGAAGTATATCCATCAGAACGGAGATAGAGAAAGTGGAAACCTACACAATAACGAGAAAGATAGACCAAATACGGCAGAGAGCGAGTCAAAGAGAGACAAATGGCAGTGCTCAACATGtacgtatttaaataaattatctttacaaGCTTGTGAAATGTGTGGTAAATCCAAACGTGGTCCAGAGATACAGCCTCTGACGTCCGGAGGGCGGGAGTGTCCCGCGTGCACTCTGGTCAACACTCGCAATGCCACCGTGTGCGATGCGTGCGGAACTAGCTTGCAACATTGTCCCACATACATTTAG
- the LOC106716701 gene encoding uncharacterized protein LOC106716701 produces the protein MVKYILFMDYIRQQEIDTFFQACQKHRNYYKGNPQNYHPLTYFEEREYRWQCPSEMTTSYLTYPYYHVRYKQPTVLPHSTGRTSGIPALPERSLAARYNKPSCKAYIR, from the exons ATGgtgaaatatatattgttcATGGATTATATACGACAACAGGAgattgatacattttttcag GCTTGCCAAAAACatcgaaattattataaaggcAATCCTCAAAACTATCACCCATTAACATACTTCGAAGAACGAGAGTACAGATGGCAATGTCCTTCTGAAATGACAAC ATCGTACTTAACATATCCGTATTATCATGTAAGATACAAACAGCCCACTGTTTTACCCCATTCAACTGGACGGACTTCTGGTATACCAGCTCTTCCTGAACGTTCTCTCGCTGCACGGTATAATAAACCGTCATGCAAGGCatatataagataa
- the LOC123721805 gene encoding shematrin-like protein 2, with protein MHDKGIIEINFIQCTSQAAETQPEDMSRLTIFFILALTYEVFGDAKGAKDSNAAASGLYSSIIGGGLGGLGGGIAPAVVAGSAIGGGSGLGGIGNGLGGGAALNNAAAVGAAQLSAIQNAQAVQAAQIANAAAAAIQGARVAEADARGRQANAIQNAQALDAARIANLQRAQAAAIENARATEAARRAAAAAGLELARAAEADRVANAARVQAIAYANTRAVEASRIANAARAQSAAVATSAAQAQAVADAVARNAQEGLLLSGGGNTAVVGVAPASAGVVISSSGLGGLGGLGGYGGSWGLGGGYGGGYGGYGKH; from the exons ATGCACGATAAAGGCATAATTGAAATCAACTTTATCCAGTGCACATCGCAGGCAGCCGAAACACAGCCCGAAGACATGTCTCGACTTACG ATTTTCTTTATCCTCGCCCTGACGTACGAAGTTTTTGGAGATG CTAAAGGTGCCAAAGATTCAAACGCTGCCGCGTCCGGGCTGTACTCGAGCATTATTGGTGGCGGCCTCGGCGGCCTGGGCGGCGGTATCGCGCCTGCCGTCGTAGCGGGCTCCGCCATAGGGGGCGGTTCCGGGCTCGGAGGTATCGGCAACGGTCTCGGAGGAGGAGCGGCACTGAACAATGCCGCCGCCGTGGGCGCCGCTCAGCTCAGCGCCATCCAAAACGCACAGGCCGTGCAGGCCGCCCAGATCGCCAACGCCGCGGCCGCCGCTATTCAGGGTGCCCGTGTCGCTGAGGCCGACGCCCGTGGCAGACAGGCAAACGCCATTCAAAACGCTCAGGCGTTGGACGCCGCACGTATCGCCAACTTGCAGCGGGCACAGGCCGCTGCCATTGAAAACGCCAGGGCTACGGAGGCAGCGAGAAGAGCGGCGGCCGCGGCCGGCCTTGAATTAGCCCGCGCCGCGGAGGCTGACCGCGTCGCTAACGCAGCACGTGTGCAAGCCATCGCTTACGCCAATACCAGGGCTGTTGAAGCCTCCCGTATCGCCAACGCCGCCCGCGCTCAGTCTGCTGCGGTGGCCACTAGCGCGGCGCAAGCGCAGGCGGTGGCTGATGCCGTGGCTAGGAACGCTCAGGAGGGTCTTCTTCTCAGCGGTGGCGGCAATACCGCTGTGGTGGGTGTAGCCCCAGCTTCGGCCGGTGTGGTGATCAGCTCCAGCGGTCTCGGTGGTCTTGGCGGTCTTGGCGGCTACGGCGGATCCTGGGGACTCGGCGGCGGTTACGGCGGCGGCTACGGCGGATATGGAAAACACTAA
- the LOC106711186 gene encoding glycine-rich protein 23, whose translation MAKILIVALVLVAAVSARPGYGGGIGGGSGGFGGSSSGFGGHSGLQGGGGGHGQSGFGGQGIGSGYGGGHSGGHSSGFGSGIGGGHSGGFGGGIGGGHSGGLGGGIGSGHGGHGGLGGGSGFGYGHGH comes from the exons atggcaaaaATTTTG ATTGTCGCCCTGGTTTTAGTAGCCGCGGTATCAGCACGACCAG GCTATGGCGGCGGAATCGGGGGCGGCAGCGGTGGATTTGGCGGCTCAAGCAGTGGCTTCGGCGGTCACTCCGGTCTCCAGGGTGGCGGAGGCGGACATGGCCAAAGTGGCTTTGGCGGTCAAGGGATCGGCAGTGGATACGGTGGTGGACATAGCGGGGGCCACTCCAGCGGTTTCGGTAGCGGAATAGGAGGTGGTCACTCCGGCGGTTTCGGTGGCGGAATAGGAGGTGGCCACTCCGGCGGTCTCGGTGGCGGAATAGGAAGTGGCCATGGAGGTCATGGAGGATTAGGTGGTGGCAGCGGATTCGGTTACGGTCACGGTCATTAA
- the LOC106711171 gene encoding glycine-rich cell wall structural protein 1.8, translating to MTKFLILALTIVSVVAARPEYGSSSEDSDISHEEYGSKHEGHVDWHVGYGVGHVAGAVTEHAETGQQHGGSGVSVGQGSSGVGVGTEHASTSVRQTPVGSGAVHSVYSGGTSVGMALAKGGRRKPNGLGYGHGPHRHSGTSIGVAMSRGSTHKATRAAGDEHGSGVEQRGHSFGTDRGSTHGSSTGHSTHAFGHGSEQGSKQVSEHGFEKGSSHGHGHGYGSGHGFDHGHGQRYEHGGYFGQNTGYSGEDFGDSGEENHGAHERY from the exons atgaccaAGTTTCTG ATACTCGCATTAACAATAGTTTCAGTGGTAGCGGCTCGGCCTG aatATGGAAGTAGTAGTGAAGACTCAGACATCAGTCACGAGGAATACGGTAGTAAGCACGAGGGACACGTGGACTGGCACGTCGGCTACGGGGTGGGACACGTCGCCGGTGCAGTGACGGAACATGCTGAAACTGGACAGCAGCACGGTGGTAGTGGAGTGAGCGTAGGGCAAGGTAGCAGCGGCGTCGGCGTCGGCACCGAGCATGCAAGCACCAGTGTAAGACAGACACCAGTGGGCAGCGGGGCAGTACACAGTGTTTACAGCGGCGGCACCAGCGTAGGCATGGCGCTCGCTAAAGGCGGACGCCGCAAACCTAACGGATTGGGATATGGACACGGACCCCACAGGCACAGCGGCACCAGCATAGGAGTCGCAATGTCCAGAGGTAGTACCCACAAAGCCACAAGGGCAGCGGGCGATGAGCACGGCAGCGGTGTTGAACAACGCGGCCACAGTTTCGGAACCGATCGTGGATCAACTCACGGCAGCAGCACCGGACATTCCACGCACGCCTTCGGTCATGGATCTGAGCAAGGATCTAAACAAGTATCGGAGCATGGATTTGAAAAGGGATCAAGTCATGGACATGGACACGGATACGGATCGGGCCACGGATTCGATCACGGACATGGGCAAAGATACGAACACGGTGGCTATTTTGGTCAAAACACGGGGTACAGCGGTGAAGACTTCGGTGATAGTGGCGAAGAAAATCACGGGGCCCATGAACGTTATTAA
- the LOC106716649 gene encoding uncharacterized protein LOC106716649, giving the protein MDILFVDNRRQDEIETFYEACQRHRSFYKGEASSRHPLVYFNDPQYMWQCPPEMTPTYLGFPSSHVRYKQPVVLPGDRGRTSGFPSLPGRTLAGRYNKAACKAFIR; this is encoded by the exons AtggacattttatttgttgataATAGACGACAGGATGAAATCGAAACTTTTTATGAA GCATGCCAGCGACATAGAAGCTTTTACAAAGGCGAAGCCAGTTCTCGTCATCCTCTCGTTTATTTCAATGACCCACAGTATATGTGGCAATGTCCTCCAGAAATGACACC CACGTACCTCGGCTTCCCATCAAGCCATGTGAGGTACAAGCAGCCGGTGGTGCTGCCGGGAGATAGAGGTCGCACGAGCGGCTTCCCCTCCCTGCCCGGACGCACTCTCGCTGGCCGCTACAATAAAGCGGCCTGTAAAGCTTTCATCAGATAA
- the LOC106711141 gene encoding tol-Pal system protein TolA, protein MYRLTIFFVVAVAYGVLGDGHGLGGGAIIGGLAPAGIIAGPAVVAAPATAVTSGAGLGSGTALNNAAAVGVAQLSALQNAQAVQAAQIANAAAAGIQAARAAEADARARQANAIQNAQALDAARVANLQRAQAAALENARATEAARRAAAAVGLELARAAEADRVANAARVQAIAYANTRAVEASRIANAARAQSAAVATSAAQAQAVADAVARNAQDGVVLGGGNAAVVGVAPAAAGIVVESAGLGGYAGGWGHGGAGWQGGALLVGKH, encoded by the exons ATGTACCGTCTCACG ATCTTCTTTGTCGTCGCTGTGGCGTACGGAGTTCTTGGAGATG GGCATGGATTGGGCGGTGGAGCAATTATCGGTGGCCTTGCGCCAGCCGGCATCATCGCCGGACCCGCCGTTGTAGCCGCTCCTGCCACGGCTGTGACGAGTGGCGCCGGGCTCGGCAGCGGCACGGCTCTGAATAACGCGGCCGCCGTCGGTGTCGCCCAACTCTCCGCGTTGCAGAATGCCCAGGCCGTGCAGGCCGCCCAGATCGCTaacgccgccgccgccggtATACAGGCCGCCCGCGCCGCCGAGGCCGACGCCCGCGCCCGTCAGGCTAACGCTATTCAAAACGCTCAGGCCCTAGATGCGGCCCGCGTCGCTAACCTGCAGCGCGCCCAGGCCGCCGCACTTGAGAACGCCAGGGCTACGGAGGCAGCGAGACGAGCAGCGGCTGCGGTCGGCCTTGAATTAGCCCGCGCCGCGGAAGCTGACCGCGTCGCTAACGCAGCACGTGTGCAAGCCATCGCTTATGCCAACACCAGGGCTGTGGAAGCCTCCCGTATCGCCAACGCCGCCCGCGCTCAGTCCGCTGCGGTCGCCACCAGCgcggcgcaggcgcaggcgGTAGCCGACGCAGTAGCTAGAAACGCTCAAGATGGCGTGGTCCTAGGCGGCGGCAATGCGGCCGTGGTGGGTGTGGCACCTGCGGCGGCGGGTATCGTGGTGGAATCCGCGGGTCTGGGCGGCTACGCCGGCGGCTGGGGTCACGGCGGCGCCGGTTGGCAAGGTGGTGCTCTGCTGGTAGGCAAGCACTAG